One region of Macadamia integrifolia cultivar HAES 741 chromosome 11, SCU_Mint_v3, whole genome shotgun sequence genomic DNA includes:
- the LOC122094385 gene encoding frataxin, mitochondrial, protein MLSSMRKCLSFRRFLVLESYSSSSLHRHQCFSPLYILPSPFIHEASRAPDLSATVASAHRVFCSRSSIIDDAQGPAAIDYRSILEEDEFHCVADATINDLQEKLEEYGDSIQIDGFDIDYANQVLTLKLGNSGTYVLNKQTPNRQIWLSSPVSGPSRFDWDRSGQSWIYRRTKANLIQLLEIELEQLCGKPISLS, encoded by the exons ATGTTATCGTCAATGAGGAAATGTTTGTCATTTCGAAGATTTTTAGTGTTGGAATCCTATTCATCTTCCTCTCTCCATAGACATCAATGTTTCTCTCCTCTATATATTCTCCCTTCTCCGTTTATCCATGAAGCTTCAAGAGCTCCTGACTTGTCGGCAACAGTAGCATCTGCTCATAGGGTTTTCTGCTCTCGGTCTTCGATTATCGATGATGCTCAAGGACCTGCTGCCATTGATTATCG TTCTATACTTGAGGAGGATGAGTTTCACTGCGTGGCTGATGCTACAATAAATGATTTGCAAGAGAAATTGGAG GAATATGGTGATTCCATCCAAATTGATGGTTTTGACATTGATTATGCG AATCAGGTTTTGACACTGAAGCTTGGGAATTCGGGTACCTATGTGTTAAACAAGCAAACACCAAATAGGCAGATTTGGTTGTCTTCTCCAGTGAG TGGTCCATCTAGGTTTGATTGGGACAGGAGTGGTCAATCTTGGATTTATAGGCGAACGAAAGCAAATTTAATACAACTTTTGGAAATTGAATTGGAACAACTTTGTGGTAAACCTATTTCTCTATCGTAA
- the LOC122093832 gene encoding uncharacterized protein LOC122093832 isoform X1, with the protein MVRFSCFHAYIIRHKSKKTAQLSAGAIDRPSQDQALKVPSIPSNLNPVLLKPYEDTPSNTSAKQLKNSSFVECCSKSKEMNSSFSTEGDIKVHQMVHLKKSLSLESGLDRERKDFSRVGAEDEIYLVSTGDDSHEMNSSSIFDILDHGVQMKESFDEKSPGINLLNQCHEDLITESFRVNCVSVHSDSIFSIGDPKQLERGNEDFVIQLSGEHGTDSGLSTSPTPPIIAKAHSLPDLGVCTPHSGEGSSSPVYMGPNCRYSGTFYAQNAKREEFVNHEVRSSALAQKRDNSLSENEKDKCENIFGYGYNSFGFIGPEKNWIAEGRDGVAMAKKLQGEPSVQKWSELPSKDFKIKRIEEWVSMINLLDNSPLEETSEPAHSTNEIKKSSAALDPKNATPGLEAAKSYISSLTATSTSAQLTNLGLVVVPFLSAFVSLRVLNLSGNAIARITAGALPRGLHVLNLSKNNISIIEGLRELTRLRILDLSYNRIFRLGHGLAYCSSVKELYLAGNKISEVEGLHRLLKLNILDLRFNKISTAKSLGQLAANYSSLQAISLEGNPAQRNVGDEQLKKYLQGLLPNLVYLNRHPIKANSSKEVADRPARSALNVHKFDGGLRSELKLTRKGSLNVAYHKPSSSSSHTRTSRGTGSVNRSKSRQGHVPPIGTKGTTEPHHHYLDLSMKLKNLRSGLSMHRSQSAGDLGAP; encoded by the exons ATGGTTAGGTTCTCATGCTTCCATGCTTACATCATTCGCCATAAATCAAAG AAAACTGCTCAACTGTCTGCTGGAGCGATAGATAGACCATCTCAGGATCAAGCTCTGAAGGTTCCCAGTATACCTTCTAATTTGAATCCCGTTCTCTTGAAACCTTACGAGGATACCCCTTCCAACACCAGTGCCAAGCAGCTTAAGAATTCCTCTTTTGTCGAGTGTTGCTCAAAATCCAAGGAAATGAATAGTAGTTTCAGTACTGAGGGTGATATTAAAGTTCATCAGATGGTGCACCTTAAAAAGAGTCTGTCTCTGGAAAGTGGATTGGACAGAGAACGAAAAGACTTTTCCAGGGTTGGTGCTGAGGATGAGATATATCTGGTATCTACAGGCGATGATTCCCATGAAATGAACTCTAGTTCaatatttgatattcttgacCATGGTGTGCAAATGAAAGAATCATTTGACGAGAAGAGCCCAGGAATCAACTTGCTTAATCAATGTCATGAAGATCTTATCACTGAATCTTTTCGAGTGAATTGTGTTTCAGTACATAGTGACAGCATTTTCTCAATTGGAGATCCAAAGCAGCttgaaagaggaaatgaagattTTGTTATCCAGTTATCTGGTGAGCATGGCACGGACTCTGGACTCAGTACATCACCTACTCCACCCATTATTGCAAAAGCACATTCATTGCCTGACCTGGGAGTTTGTACACCTCACTCGGGAGAAGGTTCCTCTTCCCCAGTATATATGGGACCCAACTGCAGATATTCTGGTACTTTTTATGCTCAAAATGCCAAGAGGGAAGAGTTTGTAAATCATGAAGTTAGATCTTCTGCACTGGCACAGAAAAGGGATAACAGCTTATCTGAGAATGAAAAAGATAAATGTGAGAATATTTTTGGTTATGGATACAATTCTTTTGGCTTCATAGGTCCAGAAAAAAACTGGATAGCTGAGGGAAGGGATGGAGTAGCCATGGCGAAAAAGCTTCAGGGAGAACCCTCTGTCCAAAAGTGGAGTGAGTTGCCTAGTAAGGATTTCAAGATCAAGCGTATTGAGGAGTGGGTTAGCATGATTAATCTTCTGGATAACAGTCCTTTAGAGGAAACAAGTGAACCTGCCCATTCTACGAATGAGATAAAGAAATCCTCTGCAGCTTTGGATCCTAAAAACGCTACTCCAGGTTTAGAGGCGGCAAAGAGCTACATCTCATCTTTGACTGCCACGTCCACATCAGCTCAGCTGACAAATCTTGGGTTGGTTGTGGTCCCATTTCTTAGTGCTTTTGTTAGCCTAAGGGTGCTTAATTTATCAGGAAATGCTATAG CGAGGATAACTGCCGGTGCTCTTCCACGTGGCCTCCATGTGTTAAATCTGTCAAAAAACAATATTTCCATCATTGAAGGCCTTCGTGAACTTACACGCTTGCGTATACTGGACCTGAGCTACAATCGAATATTCAGACTCGGTCATG GACTGGCTTATTGTTCATCTGTTAAGGAGTTATATCTAGCTGGCAACAAAATCAGCGAAGTGGAAGGTCTACATCGTCTCCTCAAACTGAACATCCTGGATTTGCGCTTCAACAAAATATCAACAGCCAAAAGCCTTGGCCAACTCGCAGCCAACTACAGTTCCTTACAAGCCATTAGCTTGGAAGGCAATCCGGCACAGAGAAATGTTGGGGATGAACAACTAAAGAAATATCTACAAGGTCTTCTGCCCAATCTGGTTTACTTGAATAGGCACCCTATCAAAGCTAACTCTTCAAAGGAGGTTGCTGACCGTCCAGCTCGATCAGCGCTCAATGTGCATAAATTTGATGGTGGCCTAAGATCAGAACTTAAGCTGACCCGGAAGGGAAGCCTTAATGTAGCATACCACAAACCATCATCTTCATCCAGCCACACCCGTACAAGCAGAGGCACAGGCTCGGTAAATCGGTCTAAGAGTCGGCAAGGGCACGTCCCACCAATCGGAACTAAAGGGACTACCGAACCTCATCACCATTATCTTGACCTTAGTATGAAGTTGAAAAACCTGCGCTCAGGGCTCTCTATGCACAGGAGTCAAAGTGCGGGAGATCTGGGAGCTCCATGA
- the LOC122093832 gene encoding uncharacterized protein LOC122093832 isoform X2, with amino-acid sequence MNSSFSTEGDIKVHQMVHLKKSLSLESGLDRERKDFSRVGAEDEIYLVSTGDDSHEMNSSSIFDILDHGVQMKESFDEKSPGINLLNQCHEDLITESFRVNCVSVHSDSIFSIGDPKQLERGNEDFVIQLSGEHGTDSGLSTSPTPPIIAKAHSLPDLGVCTPHSGEGSSSPVYMGPNCRYSGTFYAQNAKREEFVNHEVRSSALAQKRDNSLSENEKDKCENIFGYGYNSFGFIGPEKNWIAEGRDGVAMAKKLQGEPSVQKWSELPSKDFKIKRIEEWVSMINLLDNSPLEETSEPAHSTNEIKKSSAALDPKNATPGLEAAKSYISSLTATSTSAQLTNLGLVVVPFLSAFVSLRVLNLSGNAIARITAGALPRGLHVLNLSKNNISIIEGLRELTRLRILDLSYNRIFRLGHGLAYCSSVKELYLAGNKISEVEGLHRLLKLNILDLRFNKISTAKSLGQLAANYSSLQAISLEGNPAQRNVGDEQLKKYLQGLLPNLVYLNRHPIKANSSKEVADRPARSALNVHKFDGGLRSELKLTRKGSLNVAYHKPSSSSSHTRTSRGTGSVNRSKSRQGHVPPIGTKGTTEPHHHYLDLSMKLKNLRSGLSMHRSQSAGDLGAP; translated from the exons ATGAATAGTAGTTTCAGTACTGAGGGTGATATTAAAGTTCATCAGATGGTGCACCTTAAAAAGAGTCTGTCTCTGGAAAGTGGATTGGACAGAGAACGAAAAGACTTTTCCAGGGTTGGTGCTGAGGATGAGATATATCTGGTATCTACAGGCGATGATTCCCATGAAATGAACTCTAGTTCaatatttgatattcttgacCATGGTGTGCAAATGAAAGAATCATTTGACGAGAAGAGCCCAGGAATCAACTTGCTTAATCAATGTCATGAAGATCTTATCACTGAATCTTTTCGAGTGAATTGTGTTTCAGTACATAGTGACAGCATTTTCTCAATTGGAGATCCAAAGCAGCttgaaagaggaaatgaagattTTGTTATCCAGTTATCTGGTGAGCATGGCACGGACTCTGGACTCAGTACATCACCTACTCCACCCATTATTGCAAAAGCACATTCATTGCCTGACCTGGGAGTTTGTACACCTCACTCGGGAGAAGGTTCCTCTTCCCCAGTATATATGGGACCCAACTGCAGATATTCTGGTACTTTTTATGCTCAAAATGCCAAGAGGGAAGAGTTTGTAAATCATGAAGTTAGATCTTCTGCACTGGCACAGAAAAGGGATAACAGCTTATCTGAGAATGAAAAAGATAAATGTGAGAATATTTTTGGTTATGGATACAATTCTTTTGGCTTCATAGGTCCAGAAAAAAACTGGATAGCTGAGGGAAGGGATGGAGTAGCCATGGCGAAAAAGCTTCAGGGAGAACCCTCTGTCCAAAAGTGGAGTGAGTTGCCTAGTAAGGATTTCAAGATCAAGCGTATTGAGGAGTGGGTTAGCATGATTAATCTTCTGGATAACAGTCCTTTAGAGGAAACAAGTGAACCTGCCCATTCTACGAATGAGATAAAGAAATCCTCTGCAGCTTTGGATCCTAAAAACGCTACTCCAGGTTTAGAGGCGGCAAAGAGCTACATCTCATCTTTGACTGCCACGTCCACATCAGCTCAGCTGACAAATCTTGGGTTGGTTGTGGTCCCATTTCTTAGTGCTTTTGTTAGCCTAAGGGTGCTTAATTTATCAGGAAATGCTATAG CGAGGATAACTGCCGGTGCTCTTCCACGTGGCCTCCATGTGTTAAATCTGTCAAAAAACAATATTTCCATCATTGAAGGCCTTCGTGAACTTACACGCTTGCGTATACTGGACCTGAGCTACAATCGAATATTCAGACTCGGTCATG GACTGGCTTATTGTTCATCTGTTAAGGAGTTATATCTAGCTGGCAACAAAATCAGCGAAGTGGAAGGTCTACATCGTCTCCTCAAACTGAACATCCTGGATTTGCGCTTCAACAAAATATCAACAGCCAAAAGCCTTGGCCAACTCGCAGCCAACTACAGTTCCTTACAAGCCATTAGCTTGGAAGGCAATCCGGCACAGAGAAATGTTGGGGATGAACAACTAAAGAAATATCTACAAGGTCTTCTGCCCAATCTGGTTTACTTGAATAGGCACCCTATCAAAGCTAACTCTTCAAAGGAGGTTGCTGACCGTCCAGCTCGATCAGCGCTCAATGTGCATAAATTTGATGGTGGCCTAAGATCAGAACTTAAGCTGACCCGGAAGGGAAGCCTTAATGTAGCATACCACAAACCATCATCTTCATCCAGCCACACCCGTACAAGCAGAGGCACAGGCTCGGTAAATCGGTCTAAGAGTCGGCAAGGGCACGTCCCACCAATCGGAACTAAAGGGACTACCGAACCTCATCACCATTATCTTGACCTTAGTATGAAGTTGAAAAACCTGCGCTCAGGGCTCTCTATGCACAGGAGTCAAAGTGCGGGAGATCTGGGAGCTCCATGA